The following are from one region of the Simiduia agarivorans SA1 = DSM 21679 genome:
- a CDS encoding L,D-transpeptidase family protein, whose product MIRLIKQLLLLSALFCSHVSAAESLRQQVESWHAGFAAEAGGAMLHLPQDTARFYELSGFQYRWSVNSAGVLALSDEANALFDFLGNIHLEGLLAVDYHYPALQAALARQDWLAFDLLMTDAHLMLAHHLLKGKVDVASLNADWVANPRTRDLVQHLLPNGGDPVVEKLTALRPSQARYDRLLSRLAWLTEHPASEWPALAVSPKIEPGASDARLASIAQRLRYWGDLSDEDRLFNQYASELVDAVKRFQMRHGLKQDGVIGKATLTQLNVTPAERARQLVANLERWRWLGEDFGHRFLLVNIADFSLTVYEAGQPAVRMPVIVGRHYRKTPVFSDRMRYLVFNPTWTVPVKLAVQDKLPDIQKDPDYLSRMGFKVYPHGSQVEVDPGTIDWATLTPRNFPYRLVQMPGPLNALGQVKFMFPNRYDVYLHDTPARELFQEEDRAFSSGCIRVADPMALAEYLLADQGIDRATIDQWLAEGAIKTVNLKTAMPIHIEYWTAWVDREGTLHFRKDVYNRDAPLIAALAQPLTGQVPVQDTPG is encoded by the coding sequence ATGATTCGTTTGATCAAGCAACTGCTATTGCTGTCGGCGCTGTTTTGCAGTCACGTGTCAGCGGCGGAGTCCTTGCGTCAGCAAGTTGAGAGCTGGCATGCGGGTTTCGCTGCCGAGGCCGGCGGGGCAATGCTACACCTGCCTCAGGACACCGCGCGGTTTTATGAACTTTCGGGTTTCCAATACCGGTGGTCCGTCAACAGCGCGGGCGTGCTGGCATTGAGCGATGAAGCCAATGCGTTGTTCGATTTTCTGGGTAACATCCACCTCGAAGGGTTGTTGGCAGTGGATTATCACTATCCTGCGCTGCAGGCTGCGCTTGCGCGCCAGGATTGGTTGGCGTTTGACCTGTTGATGACCGATGCTCACCTCATGCTTGCGCATCATCTGCTCAAGGGTAAAGTGGATGTGGCAAGCCTCAATGCAGATTGGGTCGCTAATCCCCGGACGCGGGATCTGGTTCAGCATCTTCTGCCGAATGGCGGCGACCCGGTGGTGGAAAAACTCACGGCATTGCGGCCCAGCCAGGCGCGCTACGACCGGTTGCTAAGCCGCCTGGCCTGGCTGACCGAGCACCCGGCATCGGAGTGGCCCGCGCTGGCGGTCTCGCCAAAAATTGAGCCGGGCGCATCGGACGCCCGGCTGGCCTCGATCGCCCAACGTTTACGGTACTGGGGTGATCTGTCAGACGAAGACCGGTTGTTCAATCAATACGCGTCTGAATTGGTGGACGCGGTCAAACGTTTCCAGATGCGCCATGGCCTCAAGCAGGATGGCGTCATAGGCAAAGCCACCTTGACGCAGCTGAATGTGACGCCGGCAGAACGGGCCCGGCAGCTCGTGGCCAATCTCGAGCGCTGGCGCTGGTTGGGTGAGGATTTCGGGCACCGCTTTTTGTTGGTCAATATCGCAGACTTTTCGCTCACAGTGTACGAGGCTGGTCAGCCCGCCGTGCGCATGCCGGTGATCGTCGGGCGGCACTATCGCAAGACGCCGGTGTTCAGCGATCGCATGCGTTATCTGGTGTTTAATCCAACCTGGACTGTGCCAGTGAAGTTGGCAGTGCAGGACAAGTTGCCGGATATCCAGAAAGACCCGGATTATCTGAGCCGTATGGGCTTCAAAGTGTACCCGCACGGCAGTCAGGTTGAAGTAGATCCCGGCACGATAGACTGGGCAACTCTGACACCGCGGAATTTCCCTTACCGATTGGTACAGATGCCAGGCCCCTTGAATGCGCTGGGGCAGGTTAAGTTCATGTTCCCCAATCGTTACGATGTTTATTTGCACGACACGCCCGCGCGGGAATTGTTCCAGGAAGAAGACCGGGCGTTCAGCTCGGGCTGTATCCGGGTTGCCGACCCGATGGCACTGGCGGAGTACCTGCTGGCGGATCAGGGCATTGACCGGGCTACGATCGACCAGTGGTTGGCCGAGGGTGCCATTAAAACCGTCAACCTGAAAACGGCCATGCCCATTCACATCGAATACTGGACCGCCTGGGTGGATCGGGAGGGGACTTTGCACTTCCGCAAAGATGTATATAATCGCGACGCGCCCCTGATCGCGGCGCTCGCCCAACCCCTTACCGGACAGGTCCCTGTCCAGGATACCCCCGGATGA